A segment of the Cololabis saira isolate AMF1-May2022 chromosome 3, fColSai1.1, whole genome shotgun sequence genome:
aagaacatttggttttcaaatgaatgaggaaatgagtgtgatgtgggaaacacatcacgatacttgagtcacgatacaatacgatattgcggtatccaaattttgcaatatattgcgatgttatacatagttcgctgaaaactgtaaaaggctttatgcattttaaaatctgagctgcacgtacatcagattatcgtgataattcatgggacaaactaagtcaaaacaatgtaattcaaatgatccatgctgtgttattgtaactatataaactaaagttacaacatatctgtgtacgtttttcatattatttaaataatatgaaattaactattattgaatcacatgtataaaatcaagttgtactagatttacaatTCGTCTGACATATGATTTattataaagctgatgttgagatccgtgttgaagctgcagatctgcaggttggagagcaggaagaagagggaggatcatcgggatcagattccaggaagaggacagactttggatttaacccctttatatcagacatccgtttagaagtaaatgtctttttacctcaactcatatttagtcagaaataatcatgaaaaatgtaattaagttttcattttagatggatgacatgtttataattctggaatattacgcTCTCactatgtagaaagagcagcagtgccccctggtggtgagttataaaagctcaacataaacccaagagtgaacaatctgtcttaatgataataatataaacacaaataaaaaatgactttcgtgcattaacaagaggaaagttgtcagtgatgcagattattggtacaacgtgatcagtacaaccagcatttagctcagaaaacaatgttgaaagagaaatgtcatcagatgaagttgaaaagtggagatgcacttttgtcctttatcctcaacttcctcaatcacgtcattttgattcagattgttatttcactggtcttggcttcatcaaatgacacatccagggacagaagccgtgcataggtgttcatcctgtccaggtgttggaaggtgaagtgaagccgaagccatcgcttcatccactgatctgttggcacggtaggaaaactgataggaatccactgtgtcaggaaccatggagttgatgtgggttaaaaaaagatgatctgctctgttggtctctggagaaggtttaatgaaaatgtctctccacatttctagtccatgaaagaagcagattttatgtccatcaaatgcagttgccattgtttttgataacttcctgccacaaggagcctcagagactgaagcacaggttggagattccttctgtagcagaaacttgcagttcctcaaaaccttgtgcaacaagcctggcttttggtaccagtccattttccatctctttcaaagtgcaaactcaacgagtggagatgaacttttgtaataataattacaataatattAAAAATCGTAATATGATAATGGATGGAGGACTTTGAATGATTGAAAGaattaatgaaatgaaaactgcaaaagtcatcccactgtacagaactggagacagacaccaattcactaattacaggcctgattctttactcccaacattttctaagatcttagaaaaagtatttatttacaggttggacaaattaatgccaatcaaaaggccacgcccctaattacgctttaaacttcttgctttatataattccaacctgccacaatacgaggaaaaagaggcttcaaacccctgcagaaaacctgtgggtgattcatgcatgaatgaaccgtcattctgagtttgggggttagtttgggatctttattccctctagtggttaaatgttggaaactgcagctttaaatgtgtcttgtatatctatatatttcacaccaaaatcagggccggatttagcgaggcccactaaggtgggcagactgaaatgtagggtgggCGACGCTGCCCATGCTGCAACGCAGCGCGGGCGAAAACATtttggggggtcaaacccctgaaatgcattgaaaactatgctatcatcatatcagttcatctatcttctccacagTATGATAACCCAATTGCTCTTCCTGACACTACCCTCTGCATtcgggcttgggaccggtgttctgccaatccttgctacctgccgagaaatgctactttgtggttctgcgcatgcgcacagtcaattttcaaagtttgattgccccgccaatcatttcttgcacgatgtaacatggataatatgggatgttgagtatttgatccttcaaaatacacgacccatgacatgaatttcattacactttgtgaacattatacgataaagagaaaaaaaacaaacaattctatcactttatttgctattcattcagtcattcgcctttatttaaccaggcaggtcattaagaacattcttatttacaatgaggacctggcaagagacaaggaccacttgggaggaaaggaagtggtttagggagtaaaacaaagtaaaattgtagctctacaaaggtagaaaaccattagggagcatttttttggcaaagcagcaaaaaatggcagaacaccggtgttgtgccaaaaagtgactgtctgccagaatctgatttcttctgatttgtggccgcgggagcgcgcacagcagcccgttgaacgagagcgctaaaacgtcagattttcagattatgaagctcaagaatgagatcaagtcatatttaggcagaaacaacttttcattaactgtattttgccttcaatcaatttttggcaggtgaaaatgcctattttgtgttgtaatggtcctttaaaagagttaaaagcaatcctgtgagctctagttgAGTCTAGtctattatgaagctcaagaatgagatcaaatcatatttaggtagaaacaaccttttattAATTGTATTTAGCCTTCAAtccaggtaaaaagacccattttcaggggagattctggcaggcaatcactttttggtacGACACCTGCTGTGCGAGGCACAAAcaggacactggcttgtgccctgttgagggtgtatttattttatgtattttaggctctgcgtcgatttaaaaggtcccgcggcaggctggcggctccagagcctgctcggcaccgcagcaccgccacccgcaccggcgctctccgccctcgcctggatggagagaggcgtctcggggacgcggcgacgcgcaccgctctgcgttggtgtaacgcagaaccgtaaatcagccttacgccgtaggttacgcggtaaCGCGCAAgaacggtgcgggtcgccgcgtcccctacgccggggtctctgcgttggtgtaacgcggaaccataaatcagctttcagTGTGTCTGCCGTTCTGAACACCTCACGtctccgagacacaacttttgcggtatgcgttcattgttgtgtctaaaaatgatgcgcagtgcccaggCAAactgaaacggtacagatattttgtgatatttttatatatatatatatatataaaaaaaataaaattagaaaaaaataaatgatccccataatttgattgggtgggcaggaagcacgtttgggtgggcacagcccacccctgcccccccctagaaCCGGCCTCGaccaaaatcatgttaattgatcctcatttccttccctgTGTTCCCTCTGGTCGTACCATCCGAAGTTTACCTTCCCTCTGACTtaacttacttttttattttaatgccaaACGGTGACTCATGAGTCCTGCATGTGCACGTCAATAATAAATCCACCGACTGGAAGCGCTGAACTCAACTAAGTTGgatattttaatgttttaatgtctcaaagacttaccatgtgtattattttaaagcccattgcaataaaagtttcttaacaacataaatgttttatgacaaataataaacaacacatgaattaaaaaatatttttcttttatatattgatattaacaatcagaagcttatcatataaattgtgtcagctctcattgtgtcagaaaaaataaaactctttctaaaccttcttgcttgtgttgttttctccgatgtaaatcactttggataaaagcgtctgctaaatgacagaagtcgtagtaaaccagtgatgaaaagaatgttgtatgcattttgttctaattactttcgttggtaaatgaaatactgactgtaactgcgagaaggaactatgtcatttgttcagactccactgcagcccttcaaagtttgacttcaaataaaacaacaagagaagatctagtgttggaaatattaatggtattgtggaggttatgcagaactggaattactgtgcagttttgttgggttcctgcccacatgggtgttgatggcaatgagaaagcagacaatattgctaaaagagcattgaaattgagtagtgaggtaattatggaaattccttttggtaaaggtgaagcaaaatcatgaattagaaaggcagtgagggattcatggcagaaggtgtgggacaacggtgtaaaagggagacatttttataacatacagaagtcaattaacgtgaaggttttcaaaggaaagtgtaggagagaggaagtcatcatttctagattaagattaggtcatactagtttaaaatcaactctgtatttaatgtcaaagtccgtgtctgataaatgtgatgagtgtgatgtcacagagaatgtagagcatgtgattcttaaatgtggcaagtatgaggtagaaaggaacgctttaagagacaggatgtacgagctgggacgggaatggagtttagtaggttattagggaggagtgaggtgatgagggattgttataaggaaatccttgtctttcttaaagatgcagggatagataataatatttaaatgtggttatcttattttatttaggtatttcctttttcccccctttaagttagactgtaacctggtgtaataatgatcctgatgttacacactccggtacagcaggtggcggtagaacctaataacgttggttgtgatccgccattaaacctagagaagaagaaggagaggacggttctgttgtttcctttctttttcctcttcaacaatgtctaaggtgaatcatctgagagagtttatcggtcagcgactaacagcagctgctgtagaaatattgtcagtgtttgaaaaaagcatcttggagtatgaagaagagctcgaccgtcagcgcagactgttggacctcgcctggaaacctgaaatcagactccacagagtcggtacgtaaccctggaaagttgaatgaatgaacacatgagtatgactcctacaagatccctttgtttccagttaaaagccgtggtgatgaagcaaaccaactaaatgggaaactccccagctcaagcagctgctgatgtgggattcggaaacatcccgaactaacttgttgttctgtttacttggtgctgcctttcatgctccattcacactctggaccagactgatatttcacactttatcaatgaatgaatggatgaatttttatttcgaacatgtatataaaaaatacacataacatcttcatattcacatatgttggaaaaaaggagtaggaagaagtctacactttttcctagttcctacccctttataactctatgaatttacattattgctattattatatctacacaatatccatataaatatagtctataaaaatactatgtaaaacatgcctattactataAAGTCTGTTGTCAAATATCTTGGCATTTCCATCTCTAAAGATTCAGCAGAacgtgaaaataaaaatgtgtggaGGGTAATTAATGAATGCCAAACCAAACTTAACTCCTGGTTATTAAGAGACATCAGTTTATTAGGTCGTATCTTCTTAACCAAAATGGAAAGTCTCTCCAGATGTATTTATCCAGCAAACTCGTTGTctattcccaataatgtaatcaaAAAGATTAATCGGGTTAACTTTGATTAAATCTggagaaagaaaatgaattaCTTTAGGAAAACTGAACTGACCAAAGAATTCAAAGATGGAGGCCTGCAAGCTATAGATTTAGATTTTATTAATGGAAACCTAAAAAAGGAACTGGTTGAAATGTTTTCTACACAATAAGAGCTTTTGGTATCATATCTCCAGagtcatttttaataaattgggAGGCATGTTACTAAGTTACTGTTACTAAAATGCGACTTTACCGTTCAAATTTCATGCTTTAGACTTAATCGTTTATtttgtagaaaagatgcaggtcACAGtgtaagatgtgagatgacactggcaaaaaacgtGATGGTTGGAGGATGCTCATATAGGAgttcatatgcaggacttgtagTTAGATCATTATTTATGACgcggaagaagccatttctagaacaacaactttatttttcaactgtctcgataccaacgcagtaacacaagagtacagtcacagtgccgcctaatggtcacacagagtaatgcacttgttttcaaatatactaccgtattttcacgaccattcggcgcaccgtgtgaaaaggcgcagcCTCATTTTTGTatctcatttttagatttaaaacacacatacggcccaccgacccaaaaggcgcagtctacagacacggagctgcacacacgcgcgccgcaaaacacacgcacttgttttcaaataactacatagatgaaggtgAAGACCGAAgattcaggacaaactttaaacctcacaaatacaaccaaacaatcaacactgggaagcacttttgacttgttaaaatcctatctttttgtccctttttgtaattccagaactcacacaagaaaatgtttgtaaggtggaggaggacggggttttcagtgaccagcacctggataacctggagaggatctgcagcccggaccaggaggaaccagggcatccacagactacagaactggaggaagactccagcggtcaggagatgaagcacgaggacgtagaggtggatgtctcattggtcaatgtcgctgatgtgaaagttgaaaatggtgaaccaggaccaaactgtggccagctgctgttgcacacttctcctgaagctcaaaacaaagatgaggaaggaaccgaaagtttacgctcagactccagtaaaactgcagatccggagccaatgagacgacacggggaccacgaagatgctgctgtcccgtcagacagcaactgtaaatcaaagctgaccaggacccacacggggaagaaggcgttttcttgcagcacctgcaggaaagagttcagtaaaagtagtattttaatagatcacatgaagatccacactggcgaaaggccgtacctgtgcaacaccttcAACAAAccctttactaaatcatcagctcttaaaagccacataatcACGCAcatgggcgagaagccctacatcttcaaaacatgtggaaaaagttacagagaACGTTCCAAACTGGTGATTCACTCAAGGATCCACACgagcgagaagccctacatttgcaaaacatgtggaaagagttacaggctacgttccaccctggtggttcactcaaggacccacaccggcgaaagcccgtccctgtgcaacacctgcgggaAAACCTTTACCAAATCATCACATCTTAACcgccacataaccacacacacgggTGAGAAGCTTGACATCGGCCACAGGGTGCAGTTCCCCTGCATTCTAACTTCAAGGCTTGCCTGTAACTTTGACGTGGtcacattgttttattttctttatatgtTTTTAGATGAGCTTATTGGAGTGGAGTATCTCTACAAGCAAACTGGTAAAGTGCTGCAGGATTACAACGTGGCCATTGAGCAGTCAGAGAATAATGTGGTCCAGGTGGATGAGAGTTTCATTGAGACTGAGGAGTTTGTAAACATGACCCTTCCATCCTTGGAGACAGTGCGAAGACCTGCCGTCTCACAATCGTCTGCAGCTGCTCCTATTCCACCACTTTCAGCTCCTCCATCTACCAGCTCCACATGTCTGCCAGCAgtccctccttcagctccatcaACCAGCTCCATGTCTCTGCCAGCAGTCCCTCCTTCAGCTACGGCTTCTCCTTTGGACAGCCTACTGATGGCTAAATCCAGGCCAGCAATTCTTCCTGCTACTCAATGCTGTGAGTTTTACTGAAGTATTAATAGAACTTTTAGTATATGTAAATACACCAACTCTTAATACACAAATGGGTAGAAGTAAAATGAGCCAGGAAcacatatacattttaagtaaTAACCTTGTTCTTCTATGTAGCCCCAACACAGCAACCTTCGTCAGGAGCTGCTGCTCAAGCTTCTGAAGCCTCCTCCTCACATGATGTAAGAAGGAATTTGAAAATAGGTATTAAAATTATACGTTGCTGCTGTACATAGAGcttattgtatttttgtgttttttttctgttttaggatTCAGTTGGGCCTGACAACATCGAAGGGTATGGAGCAGTACAAGACTTGGCAGAGTTTTTGGTTGGCCTCAGACACCACCGTCTTGCCTTGAGTGGAGAAGAGGCCAACCAGGTCATCACCCTGTGGCAAATGCTGGGGGAGTACGACAAAAGTAAAACCATTTACCCAAAACGTCACCGAACCAACCTGGAACAGGGTCGATTCCGGGCAACCAAAAAGATTGTGGCACCAGGTGTAGAGAGCACCAAAAGGTAGATAAATCTAAGAAAGAACAAGGTCTTGactgtttaaaaaatatatattcacaattcaaaatatttaattacaaaataataacacTGAAAACAGTCGTGTTTTAATAGTATATATGGGATTCTATTTTTCAGATCTTTCATCGGGGCCCACAGTCCAGCTCAGTGGCCTGACTGTAACAGGGTGGTGGAGGCGTCTTCCTGAGACTCTGTGCCCTCTACCCAAATGCTGTGCACTGTGATGGTAAAAAGGTGTCCCGGTTCACAATGATGGCTCGTTTATACAAACACATCCGGGAGTGTGTGATAACAAACAGTAGAGTGATGAGTGAGACCACCATCCAGCTCCCCGAAGTAAACGCTGCCACACTCACACAATGGTGAGTACCTCAGCATACTTCATATACAGTTCAGTACAGAAGGATTTGAACAATGACAGAATCTGTACAACTTTGCACCAAAACAATGGATTTACAATGAAAACAATCAAGTGTTatctttcacctttattgctgctGACAGCTTTACAGAGATTTCACTTTACCTCACATTAACCTGCATTTCCGAGGTAATTAAAGCCTTGAAAAGAAAGTACTTATCttcttatatatttattttacacaggTACAGCAGGCGCAGCAGGGGACAGGAACAAAAAATTCTGCTCCGGGGCATCCCAGCTCCAGATCCACCCATGGCTGCCCCAGAAAAACTATGTCCAGCGGTACAGAAAGACTCCTCCCTGTTTTCAGCCAGTTTACTTCCGCCTCATCAATTCATATTGCCACCTAATACTGCTGGGGAAGCACATCTGAAAGGGAGGCCACAACCCCAAGCCATCTTCCCAACTCCACAGCCCCATCCACGGCTGCACTTCCTGTCACAACTGCCACCTGGCTACGTTGTCCCGTCAGGGGCTGCATCCTCACAGGTGACGGCTGCACCTGGATGCTCACAATACATACTTTCATATACaccattatcatcaccatccacccagacacaagcacacaatgAAAGCGGACGTAGGAAATGGGTAGAAGAGCACACAGcccaaggaaaaagaaaatacaccaGAAAGACAGATGTGATTATTTGCAGCAAGTGCAAAGAAAGCCGAAAAACGCCATCACACAGGCAGTATTTCGGCAACTGGTACTGTGGAGAAACAGAGACACAGTCATATGATCAATGGAGGGCTGAATTGGAGAAAAAGGGCTacagaaaaagcaaaacaaactgaaaacaaGAACCCTCCTGCTTCTTAAAAGTTAATTAGTTGGGTTTAGTTTATTTGGTGGTAacttttttgctgttttatgtttttgtctttgggtttagcagcttttttttttaaaccttcatcTTTTTGggaaaattgttattgttatgggtgtttttcttttttttatttctaaatattAGTCATTACATGCCTTTTTACATCTTATTGTAAAATATTAgtattgtaaatataaatgagTGCCTTTCTACATCTTAACGTTACAGCTAcgattgttattgttgttattgctgttttattttaccatgcaaatatatatttatataagttAATAGAAGTTTATAAATATGAGTCAGCATTTATTGTTATATTACTGtttctattgttattatttgttattatttgttatgttgttgttatttgttattGTCATTATTTCAATAAAATGTTATGTTTATAATTGATTTTATGACTTTCTTCCTCTTATTCTATTGTTATAAACTCAAATAGTAAGATCCTTTAGAATCTATACAAGGCTAACTGTCCGAAATTGGACATagcttagggaagaaaatgtgtagaatgaacctttatttctaccatttcatttgtttttactttactAAAAAAACGTTCTTGTTATCGGCAGTCCCTGGGCTCGAACTCGCAAACTCCCGCTTGAGACGGcttgtttttcgtgcgttcccGTGCTCGATCTCGCAATGTCGCGGGAGATTTTGATCATTTCTGGATGAGTAACATCGACTAATGTGCGATGTCcttggcgcagcaggtagtgtagccgtctcacagcaagaaggtcctgggtttgattcccgccggggacgctgtgggcgctgaagtgcgtgttagttcccccatgacttcagcaccacaccctgggtggggttggtgaaaggatctttctgtgtggagtttgcatgttctccccgtgttcccttgggtagctaatgggagctaccctcacaaaaacatgcacacagtcctgggctatacatgccccctctggtcaaccggggcgccagatggggtggggaggatccggccggaataacgtgatccttccacgcgctacgtccggccggagaaaccccaccctgtctggtgaaaagatgcggcctgctcactcctcaggttaaggaggagacttgagctcagtgcagggccctcccggggttggtagaggatggcaatgcacaggactgttaggtaggagcactgggtgataaaatggggaaaaaaaccgggataaaaacatagaaaaaaaaacaaaacatcaaaatCTGGGAAGTCACCTGGCCCAGACGGCTACCCCGTCGAATTTTATAAAGCCTTCTCTGTCAAATTGGTACCACTTCTACGCAAAGTATATGAAGAGGCTCTGCAGAATAAAACCCGGCCCTTAACAATGACACAGGCAACTATATCTGTACTCCTCCAAAAGGGTAAAGACCCACTGAAATGTGACTCCTACCGTCCAATTAGTTTGCACTGTTGTGATTACAAAATTTTAACAAAGACCCTTGCAGCAAGACTCGAACCAACCATGCAAAACATAATCCACAGAGATCAAACAGGTTTTATGACTGGCAGGCAGCTAGCTGGCAATTTACGTCGTCTCTTTAACATAATGTATACACCAAACCATAACCATGCTCAAGAGGTTTTGATATCTTTAGATACAAGAAAACGCATCTTGACTCCTCAGTTTTGT
Coding sequences within it:
- the LOC133440739 gene encoding zinc finger protein 79-like is translated as MKHEDVEVDVSLVNVADVKVENGEPGPNCGQLLLHTSPEAQNKDEEGTESLRSDSSKTADPEPMRRHGDHEDAAVPSDSNCKSKLTRTHTGKKAFSCSTCRKEFSKSSILIDHMKIHTGERPYLCNTFNKPFTKSSALKSHIITHMGEKPYIFKTCGKSYRERSKLVIHSRIHTSEKPYICKTCGKSYRLRSTLVVHSRTHTGESPSLCNTCGKTFTKSSHLNRHITTHTDELIGVEYLYKQTGKVLQDYNVAIEQSENNVVQVDESFIETEEFVNMTLPSLETVRRPAVSQSSAAAPIPPLSAPPSTSSTCLPAVPPSAPSTSSMSLPAVPPSATASPLDSLLMAKSRPAILPATQCSPTQQPSSGAAAQASEASSSHDDSVGPDNIEGYGAVQDLAEFLVGLRHHRLALSGEEANQVITLWQMLGEYDKSKTIYPKRHRTNLEQGRFRATKKIVAPGVESTKRSFIGAHSPAQWPDCNRVVEASS